The following coding sequences are from one Neovison vison isolate M4711 chromosome X, ASM_NN_V1, whole genome shotgun sequence window:
- the LOC122897688 gene encoding zinc finger X-linked protein ZXDB — translation MESPRLLPAGGTRQSGGARSPAGASRFHGGPDPRAGQVPARRLLLLRGPQDGGPGRLHEEARTASRGPGPSPLAPRLDHAGGGDSDDFFLVLLDPAGGDVETTGAGQAAGPVWREEAESVPQLQQGESGANPAGRRALGPGCQSAVPAPSPAENPIPAPGLGPAAAFTGTVTIHNQNLLLRFENGVLTLATPPPPAWEPGVAPAPQPGGLMAPQAGVPHAAQASDCPELPPDLLLAEPAEPAPAPAPEEEAKGRAAAESPPRRPLGPGPGVVLYLCPEAQCGQTFAKKHQLKVHLLTHSSSQGQRPFKCPLGGCGWTFTTSYKLKRHLQSHDKLRPFGCPAEGCGKSFTTVYNLKAHMKGHEQENSFKCEVCEESFPTQAKLSAHQRSHFEPERPYQCAFSGCKKTFITVSALFSHNRAHFREQELFSCSFPGCSKQYDKACRLKIHLRSHTGERPFLCDFDGCGWNFTSMSKLLRHKRKHEDDRRFMCPVEGCGKSFTRAEHLKGHSITHLGTKPFVCPVEGCCARFSARSSLYIHSKKHLQDVDTWKSRCPVSTCNKLFTSKHSMKTHMAKRHNLGQDLLAQLEAANSLTPSSELTSQGQSDLSDAELVSLFSDVPGSSSAAVLDTALVNSGILTIDVASVSSTLAGSLPANNNNSLGQAVDPRALMATRDLPQSLDTSLFFGTTASGFQQSPLDMDDVPSLSVGPLASLGSLAMKNSSQEPQALTPSSKLTVDTDALTPSSTLCENSVSELLPPTKAEWNVHPDSDFFGQEEETQFGFSNAAGNHGSQKETDLITVTGSSFLV, via the coding sequence ATGGAAAGCCCGAGGCTGCTCCCGGCTGGTGGGACACGACAGAGCGGCGGTGCTCGCAGCCCCGCGGGCGCCAGCCGGTTCCACGGCGGCCCTGACCCGCGGGCTGGCCAGGTCCCCGCGCGCCGCCTCCTGCTGCTCCGGGGCCCCCAAGATGGCGGGCCCGGGAGGCTGCACGAGGAGGCCCGCACGGCCTCACGGGGCCCGGGCCCGAGCCCGTTGGCCCCGAGGTTGGACCACGCTGGCGGCGGCGACAGCGATGACTTCTTCCTGGTGCTGCTGGACCCGGCGGGTGGCGACGTGGAGACCACGGGCGCTGGCCAGGCCGCAGGGCCTGTATGGAGGGAGGAGGCCGAGTCGGTCCCACAGCTCCAGCAGGGTGAGAGTGGCGCGAATCCCGCGGGCCGCCGGGCGCTAGGCCCTGGCTGCCAGTCCGCAGTCCCCGCCCCATCCCCGGCTGAGAACCCGATCCCCGCCCCAGGCCTGGGACCCGCCGCGGCCTTCACGGGCACGGTCACCATCCACAACCAAAACCTGCTGTTGCGCTTCGAGAACGGTGTCCTCACCCTGGCCACGCCCCCGCCGCCAGCCTGGGAGCCTGGGGTCGCGCCTGCCCCTCAGCCTGGGGGTCTGATGGCTCCGCAAGCCGGGGTCCCGCACGCCGCGCAGGCCAGCGACTGCCCAGAGCTGCCGCCCGACCTCCTGCTGGCGGAGCCGGCTGAACCGGCGCCGGCCCCAGCGCCTGAGGAGGAGGCAAAGGGCCGGGCCGCAGCCGAAAGTCCCCCCCGCAGGCCGCTGGGCCCAGGCCCGGGCGTGGTGCTGTACCTGTGTCCCGAGGCTCAGTGCGGACAAACCTTCGCCAAGAAGCACCAGCTGAAGGTGCACCTGCTGACTCACAGCAGCAGCCAGGGCCAGCGGCCCTTCAAGTGCCCCCTGGGCGGCTGTGGCTGGACTTTCACCACCTCCTACAAGCTCAAGAGGCACCTGCAGTCGCACGACAAACTGCGGCCCTTTGGCTGCCCTGCAGAGGGCTGTGGCAAGAGCTTCACCACGGTTTATAACCTCAAGGCACACATGAAGGGCCATGAGCAGGAGAACTCGTTCAAATGCGAGGTGTGCGAGGAGAGCTTCCCCACTCAGGCCAAACTCAGCGCCCACCAGCGCAGCCATTTCGAGCCTGAGAGGCCATACCAGTGCGCGTTTTCTGGCTGCAAGAAGACGTTTATCACAGTGAGTGCCCTGTTTTCCCATAACCGTGCCCATTTCAGGGAACAGGAacttttttcctgctcttttccTGGTTGCAGCAAACAGTACGACAAGGCTTGTCGCCTGAAAATTCACCTGCGGAGCCACACCGGTGAGAGACCTTTCCTTTGTGACTTTGACGGCTGTGGCTGGAACTTCACCAGCATGTCCAAACTCTTAAGGCACAAAAGGAAGCATGAGGATGACCGGAGGTTCATGTGCCCTGTGGAAGGCTGTGGGAAATCTTTCACAAGGGCTGAGCATCTGAAAGGCCACAGCATAACCCACCTGGGCACAAAGCCATTTGTGTGCCCTGTGGAAGGCTGCTGTGCCAGGTTCTCTGCTCGCAGTAGTCTTTACATACACTCCAAGAAACACTTGCAGGACGTGGACACTTGGAAAAGCCGTTGCCCAGTCTCTACTTGTAATAAACTCTTCACATCCAAGCACAGCATGAAGACCCACATGGCCAAAAGGCACAACCTTGGCCAGGATCTCTTAGCTCAGCTAGAAGCTGCAAATTCTCTTACCCCGAGCAGTGAACTTACCAGCCAGGGACAGAGTGATCTCAGTGATGCAGAGCTAGTGTCTCTTTTCTCTGATGTGCCTGGCAGTAGTTCGGCTGCAGTGCTGGACACAGCATTGGTGAACTCTGGAATCTTAACTATTGATGTGGCTTCTGTGAGTTCAACTCTGGCAGGAAGCCTCcctgctaataataataattccttggGGCAGGCTGTGGACCCTCGGGCCTTGATGGCCACCAGGGACCTTCCTCAAAGTCTGGATACCTCTCTGTTTTTTGGAACGACAGCCTCTGGCTTTCAGCAGAGTCCCTTAGATATGGATGATGTTCCAAGTCTAAGTGTGGGGCCATTGGCATCTCTGGGCTCTTTGGCTATGAAAAACTCGAGTCAAGAGCCCCAAGCTTTGACCCCCAGCAGTAAGCTAACAGTGGACACAGATGCTCTGACTCCTTCAAGCACCCTTTGTGAAAACAGTGTCTCAGAACTACTGCCGCCAACCAAAGCAGAATGGAATGTACATCCTGACTCCGACTTCTTTGGGCAGGAGGAGGAAACCCAGTTTGGCTTCTCCAATGCAGCAGGAAACCATGGCTCTCAGAAAGAAACAGATCTTATCACAGTGACTGGCAGCTCATTTTTGGTATGA